The Bacteroidales bacterium genome window below encodes:
- the rfbB gene encoding dTDP-glucose 4,6-dehydratase — MQTQRNILITGGAGFIGSHVVRLFVNKYPNWHIFNLDKLTYAGNLENIKDIEHKPNYTFIKGDICDTNLIQRIFEQYNIDGVIHLAAESHVDRSIANPMEFIQTNIVGTVTLLNAAKHYWHNQFNNKLFYHISTDEVYGSLGNEGYFKETTPYDPRSPYSASKASSDHIVRAYFHTYGLPIIISNCSNNYGPYQFPEKLIPLMINNIKNNKPLPVYGKGENIRDWLFVEDHARAIDLIFNKGKTGETYNIGGENEWQNIQLVKKLCEILDFKLQRPKGTSEKLITFVKDRAGHDLRYAIDCSKLKQELGWQQQVDFETGLHITVDWYLNNEDWLQNVITGEYEKYYQKQYFQR, encoded by the coding sequence ATGCAAACCCAAAGAAATATACTAATAACCGGTGGAGCAGGTTTTATTGGCTCCCATGTAGTACGATTATTCGTCAATAAATACCCTAACTGGCATATATTTAACCTCGATAAATTGACCTATGCCGGTAATCTCGAAAACATTAAAGATATTGAACATAAACCAAACTATACCTTTATTAAAGGCGATATTTGCGACACCAACTTAATTCAACGTATTTTTGAACAATATAACATCGATGGTGTAATACATTTAGCTGCCGAGTCGCATGTCGATCGCTCCATTGCTAACCCTATGGAATTTATACAAACCAACATTGTAGGTACCGTTACACTTTTAAATGCTGCAAAACATTACTGGCACAATCAATTTAATAATAAACTTTTTTATCATATTAGCACCGACGAAGTATATGGCTCATTAGGCAATGAAGGTTATTTTAAAGAAACCACACCCTACGATCCACGTAGTCCCTATTCTGCAAGCAAAGCAAGCAGCGACCATATAGTTAGGGCATATTTTCACACCTATGGATTACCTATCATTATTTCAAATTGTTCAAATAACTATGGTCCCTACCAATTTCCTGAAAAGCTTATTCCACTTATGATTAACAACATTAAAAACAACAAACCCCTGCCAGTGTATGGTAAAGGTGAAAACATTCGCGACTGGCTATTTGTAGAAGATCATGCACGAGCTATTGATTTAATTTTTAATAAAGGTAAAACAGGCGAGACCTATAATATTGGTGGCGAAAATGAATGGCAAAATATTCAACTTGTAAAAAAACTTTGCGAAATACTCGATTTTAAACTACAACGCCCCAAAGGTACTTCTGAAAAACTCATTACGTTTGTAAAAGATAGAGCCGGACATGATTTACGTTATGCCATTGATTGTAGCAAATTAAAACAAGAATTAGGATGGCAACAGCAAGTTGACTTTGAAACCGGGCTTCACATTACTGTTGATTGGTACCTAAATAACGAAGATTGGCTTCAAAACGTAATTACCGGAGAATACGAAAAATATTATCAAAAACAATATTTTCAACGATAA
- the greA gene encoding transcription elongation factor GreA yields the protein MNKVFYLSEEGYKKLKEELEYLKTVERPRISAMIAEARDKGDLSENAEYDAAKEAQGMLELKIAKLEETLNNSRILDDSKIDNSKVQILSKVKIRNLSNKMEVEYTIVSESEANLKEGKISINTPIAKGILGKSVGDIVEVQVPNGKVKFEILEISR from the coding sequence ATGAACAAAGTATTTTATTTATCTGAAGAAGGCTATAAAAAATTAAAAGAAGAATTAGAATATCTTAAAACTGTTGAACGCCCGCGAATTTCTGCTATGATAGCTGAAGCCCGCGATAAAGGCGACTTATCCGAAAATGCCGAATACGATGCTGCCAAAGAAGCACAAGGAATGCTCGAATTAAAAATAGCAAAACTCGAAGAAACACTCAATAATAGTAGAATTCTTGATGACTCAAAAATAGATAATAGCAAAGTACAAATTTTATCTAAAGTTAAAATACGCAACTTATCCAATAAAATGGAAGTTGAATATACCATTGTCTCTGAGAGCGAAGCAAACTTGAAGGAAGGAAAAATTTCTATAAATACACCGATTGCAAAAGGAATATTAGGAAAATCGGTAGGCGATATTGTAGAAGTTCAGGTTCCAAATGGCAAAGTAAAATTTGAAATACTAGAAATATCGAGATAA
- the galE gene encoding UDP-glucose 4-epimerase GalE — protein MGKKILITGGTGYIGSHTAVELIQQGYEVFIVDNFSNSHSSVLQGIKNITGIEPHFTKLDLTLKTDVDNYFELHHDLDAVIHFAALKAVGESVTKPLLYYKNNLLSLIHVLENMVEYQIPYLAFSSSCTVYGEPDKLPIKENAPIKPAISPYGNTKQIAEEIIQETAKASEIIKASLLRYFNPIGAHPSGLIGELPIGIPNNLVPYITQTAAGIRDVLRIYGDDYDTPDGTCIRDYIHVVDLAKAHIAALNRLLKSENESDCEIFNIGTGQGNSVLEVVQTFEKVNNIKLKYIIDERREGDVEKIWADPSKANKMLHWKAEFTLEDALRDAWNWEKRYRGIQ, from the coding sequence ATGGGAAAAAAAATCTTAATCACAGGAGGCACCGGTTATATTGGCTCACACACAGCAGTAGAGCTTATACAGCAAGGATACGAAGTTTTTATTGTAGATAATTTTTCAAATTCGCATAGTTCTGTATTGCAAGGCATAAAAAATATTACTGGTATTGAACCTCATTTTACAAAACTCGATCTAACGCTCAAAACCGATGTAGATAATTATTTTGAACTTCATCACGATTTAGATGCCGTTATTCATTTTGCTGCCCTTAAAGCAGTTGGCGAATCGGTAACCAAACCCCTGTTATACTATAAAAATAACTTATTATCGCTTATTCACGTACTCGAAAACATGGTAGAATATCAAATCCCTTATTTAGCCTTTTCATCTTCGTGTACGGTATATGGCGAACCTGATAAATTACCAATAAAAGAAAATGCTCCTATTAAACCAGCTATTTCGCCCTATGGCAACACAAAACAAATTGCCGAAGAAATTATTCAAGAAACTGCTAAAGCTTCTGAAATTATTAAAGCCTCATTATTACGCTATTTCAACCCCATTGGAGCCCACCCATCTGGTTTAATTGGTGAACTTCCTATTGGCATTCCTAATAATTTAGTCCCCTACATTACCCAAACAGCAGCTGGTATTCGCGATGTATTAAGAATTTATGGCGACGATTACGACACGCCCGATGGCACTTGTATTCGCGATTATATTCATGTAGTTGACTTAGCAAAAGCTCATATTGCGGCACTCAACCGCTTATTAAAGTCAGAAAACGAAAGCGATTGCGAAATCTTTAACATAGGAACAGGACAAGGAAATTCTGTTCTCGAAGTCGTTCAAACATTCGAAAAAGTAAACAACATAAAACTAAAATACATTATAGATGAACGACGCGAAGGCGATGTCGAAAAAATTTGGGCTGATCCGTCTAAAGCGAATAAAATGCTTCATTGGAAGGCAGAATTTACACTCGAAGATGCACTTCGTGATGCTTGGAATTGGGAAAAAAGGTATCGTGGAATACAATAA
- a CDS encoding capsular biosynthesis protein, with protein sequence MLQNITTDIHSHILPCLDDGAKSISETIEICKMMHHLGYKKLITTPHNQKGWFHNPPEKIYEALNKVNVALSIHRIPIDIKVASEYYLDDLFIQQVKAKELLTFGKQYVLIELSPFICSKTLWDDIKTIFDSGYIPVLAHPERYIYFYNFKEKYHKLKEMGVKFQLNLISLSPTVSKELRCHAEYLVDQKLIDFCGSDSHSIKNPTIIATLKTSTPYYNKLLESNLLLNETL encoded by the coding sequence ATGTTGCAAAACATAACAACAGATATACATTCGCACATTTTACCATGTTTAGACGATGGAGCTAAAAGTATTAGCGAAACCATCGAAATTTGTAAAATGATGCATCATTTAGGATATAAAAAACTTATTACTACTCCTCACAATCAAAAAGGATGGTTTCATAATCCACCCGAAAAAATATATGAAGCCTTAAATAAAGTGAACGTTGCCCTTTCTATTCATCGTATTCCAATAGATATAAAAGTTGCCTCTGAATATTATCTCGACGATCTTTTTATTCAACAAGTAAAAGCTAAAGAATTGTTAACATTTGGTAAGCAATATGTTCTAATCGAATTATCACCTTTTATTTGTAGTAAAACATTATGGGACGATATTAAAACTATTTTCGATTCGGGTTATATTCCAGTTTTGGCGCATCCTGAGCGTTATATTTATTTTTATAATTTTAAAGAAAAATACCATAAGTTAAAAGAAATGGGTGTTAAATTTCAATTAAACCTTATATCGCTTTCTCCTACTGTATCAAAAGAATTGCGATGTCATGCTGAGTATTTAGTAGATCAAAAATTAATTGATTTTTGTGGAAGTGATAGCCACTCTATTAAGAATCCTACCATAATAGCAACATTAAAAACAAGCACTCCATATTATAATAAACTATTAGAATCAAACTTGTTACTTAATGAAACTTTATAG
- a CDS encoding N-acetyltransferase: MNKTYFAHETAVIDEGCTIGEGTKIWHFSHIMPQCIIGKNCNIGQNVVVSPEVVLGNNVKVQNNVSIYTGVICEDDVFLGPSMVFTNVINPRSAVVRKDQYKKTIVKKGATIGANATIVCGVTIGEYAFVGAGAVVTKDVKPYALVVGNPSRQTGWMSEYGHKLHFNEEGIAICPESKEKYKLENNQVIKLSTHD, encoded by the coding sequence ATGAATAAAACATATTTCGCACACGAAACAGCTGTTATTGACGAAGGTTGTACGATCGGCGAAGGCACTAAAATATGGCATTTTAGTCATATTATGCCACAATGTATCATTGGTAAAAACTGCAACATAGGTCAAAATGTTGTAGTATCGCCCGAAGTTGTTTTAGGAAACAATGTAAAAGTTCAAAACAATGTCAGCATTTATACAGGCGTTATTTGCGAAGACGATGTATTTCTTGGTCCATCAATGGTTTTTACCAATGTTATAAATCCTCGAAGTGCTGTTGTTCGTAAAGACCAATACAAAAAAACCATTGTTAAAAAAGGTGCAACCATAGGCGCCAATGCTACTATTGTTTGTGGCGTTACAATAGGCGAATATGCTTTTGTAGGAGCTGGTGCTGTAGTAACAAAAGATGTTAAACCATATGCCTTAGTCGTTGGTAATCCTTCGCGACAAACCGGATGGATGAGCGAATACGGTCATAAACTCCATTTTAATGAAGAAGGTATAGCCATTTGCCCCGAAAGTAAAGAAAAGTACAAATTAGAAAACAATCAAGTTATTAAACTTTCAACTCATGATTAA
- a CDS encoding T9SS type A sorting domain-containing protein → MRKFYKSLFLVALLAISQISFGQFYDGFTGTGNIGGNCTTIGATPDCESNGWYTHSGTNGTIDIIAGSLSYNGLQASTGNKIYIIGNNTQLSRDVNHPVTISGNVAYYSAIINVLDSTNLHETNVNYFMHFATTSGNSNVTVFPARLGIKKGSTPGTFNLAVSNLNVAVNAYTVSTVDLPFNTPVFAVVKYDISANTAYLWVNPTDLGQNEPTGFVSNNASTSTASAIAAICIRNGWDNTNTCGTPKAEIDEIRVGTTWASVTPTPQSVNENSFMQASLYPNPAKDFIMISANENIANVKIYDMQGKVVKQLALSAEQEIKIDVKDLTNGIYSVVALSNNGKVFNSKFVK, encoded by the coding sequence ATGAGAAAATTTTACAAATCTTTATTTTTAGTGGCATTATTAGCCATAAGTCAAATTTCGTTTGGTCAGTTTTACGATGGTTTTACAGGTACAGGAAACATTGGTGGTAATTGTACTACAATAGGAGCTACACCCGATTGCGAAAGCAATGGATGGTATACTCATAGTGGTACTAATGGTACTATCGATATTATTGCAGGTAGTTTGTCATATAACGGCTTACAAGCATCTACTGGCAATAAAATTTACATTATTGGCAATAACACACAACTTTCGAGAGATGTTAACCATCCCGTTACTATTTCAGGCAATGTTGCTTACTATTCAGCTATTATTAATGTTTTAGATAGCACAAATTTGCATGAAACCAACGTGAATTATTTTATGCATTTTGCAACTACAAGTGGAAATTCGAATGTAACTGTTTTCCCTGCTCGTTTAGGAATAAAAAAAGGCAGTACACCAGGTACTTTTAATCTTGCTGTTTCTAATCTAAATGTTGCTGTTAATGCATATACTGTAAGCACGGTAGATTTGCCTTTTAATACACCCGTTTTTGCTGTTGTAAAATATGACATTTCTGCAAATACAGCATATTTATGGGTAAACCCAACTGATTTAGGGCAAAATGAACCAACAGGTTTTGTGTCAAATAATGCTTCTACTTCTACAGCATCGGCAATTGCAGCCATATGCATTAGAAATGGTTGGGATAATACCAATACGTGTGGAACTCCTAAAGCAGAAATTGACGAAATTAGAGTGGGAACAACTTGGGCTTCGGTAACTCCAACTCCACAAAGTGTAAATGAAAATAGTTTTATGCAAGCAAGCTTATATCCAAATCCTGCAAAAGATTTTATAATGATTTCTGCTAATGAAAATATTGCCAATGTGAAAATTTACGATATGCAAGGTAAAGTAGTAAAACAACTAGCATTATCAGCAGAGCAAGAAATTAAAATAGATGTAAAAGATTTAACAAATGGTATTTATTCGGTTGTGGCTTTAAGCAATAATGGTAAAGTATTCAATTCTAAGTTTGTAAAATAA
- a CDS encoding Gfo/Idh/MocA family oxidoreductase yields the protein MKNFAIIGIAGYIAPRHVKAIKDTGNKLIAALDPFDSVGFLDSYFPEADYFSEFERFDRHIDKLKRQGIKTDYISICSPNYLHDSHIRFALKSGAEAICEKPLVLNPWNIDALTEIEKETGKKVNTILQLRLHPSIIKLKQEIDQNPNKIYDIDLTYITSRGNWYYFSWKGDIQKSGGIATNIGIHFFDMLIWLFGCVQDQKLYLSKPNKASGFITLKNARVRWFLSLDLNDIPQEIRTQGKRTFRSITLNGNEIEFSDGFTDLHTESYKNIIEGKGFGLCEARPSIELVYNIRNAPISELKSDFHPYCIKNK from the coding sequence ATTAAAAATTTTGCCATCATTGGCATAGCCGGCTATATTGCTCCACGCCATGTTAAAGCAATAAAAGATACAGGCAATAAACTCATTGCAGCCCTCGACCCTTTCGATAGCGTAGGCTTTTTAGATTCTTATTTCCCCGAAGCCGATTACTTTTCTGAATTTGAACGCTTCGACCGTCATATAGACAAATTAAAACGACAAGGAATTAAAACCGATTACATTAGTATTTGCTCGCCTAACTATTTACACGACTCACATATACGTTTTGCACTCAAAAGCGGAGCCGAAGCAATTTGCGAAAAGCCCCTAGTCCTTAACCCATGGAACATCGACGCACTTACAGAAATCGAAAAAGAAACCGGCAAAAAAGTAAATACTATTTTACAACTTCGCTTACACCCAAGCATTATTAAACTCAAACAAGAAATCGATCAAAATCCTAATAAAATTTACGATATCGATCTAACTTACATCACAAGTCGAGGCAATTGGTATTATTTTTCATGGAAAGGCGACATTCAAAAATCGGGCGGTATTGCTACCAATATTGGCATTCATTTTTTCGATATGCTCATCTGGCTCTTTGGTTGTGTTCAAGATCAAAAATTATACTTATCTAAACCCAATAAAGCTTCAGGATTTATCACCTTAAAAAATGCTCGCGTGCGTTGGTTTTTAAGCCTCGACCTTAACGATATTCCACAAGAAATTAGAACACAAGGCAAACGTACTTTTCGTTCAATAACCCTTAATGGTAATGAGATTGAATTTAGCGATGGCTTTACCGATTTACATACAGAAAGCTATAAAAATATTATTGAAGGTAAAGGATTCGGATTATGCGAAGCACGCCCTTCTATAGAACTCGTTTATAATATTCGAAATGCTCCTATAAGTGAATTAAAAAGCGATTTTCATCCATATTGTATAAAAAATAAATAA
- a CDS encoding nucleotide sugar dehydrogenase: MNLFEQLLKKETKLSVIGLGYVGLPIALDFAKKISVVGFDIKPERIEMMKKGIDPSKELDNKEFEGCDILFTSNLEDLKQASFHIVAVPTPIDKHNLPDLRPVLSASETVGKILKKGDVVVYESTVYPGCTEEDCIPVLEKFSGLKYPEDFKVGYSPERINPGDKEHTFKTVVKVVSGCDAPTLDIVAKVYELVVAAGVHKASSIKVAEAAKIIENTQRDVNIALMNELSIIFNRMGINTYEVLEAAGTKWNFLKFSPGLVGGHCIGVDPYYLTYKAKEYRYHAQIINSGRFVNDSMGYYVAKQTVKKIIAANKNVLNSRVLVMGITFKEDVADLRNSRVADVVNELKSYGIKVDIVDPLADKEELKEEYGFELSVEPNGKYDAVIVAVAHKQYKDLSETYFENLLNENGILVDVKGIYRKRQHTLTYWSL; this comes from the coding sequence ATGAACCTTTTCGAACAACTATTAAAAAAAGAGACGAAACTATCGGTCATTGGATTAGGTTATGTGGGTCTTCCTATTGCCCTTGATTTTGCAAAAAAAATATCTGTCGTAGGTTTTGACATTAAACCCGAACGCATAGAAATGATGAAAAAGGGTATAGACCCAAGCAAAGAGCTCGACAACAAGGAATTTGAAGGATGCGATATTCTTTTTACAAGCAATTTAGAAGATTTAAAACAAGCCTCTTTTCATATTGTTGCAGTTCCTACACCTATCGATAAACACAATTTGCCCGATTTGCGTCCTGTTTTGAGTGCAAGCGAAACAGTGGGTAAAATACTCAAAAAAGGCGATGTAGTCGTTTACGAATCGACCGTTTATCCAGGATGCACCGAAGAAGATTGTATTCCTGTACTAGAAAAATTTTCCGGCTTAAAATACCCCGAAGATTTCAAAGTAGGTTACTCCCCCGAACGCATCAATCCTGGCGACAAAGAACACACTTTTAAAACCGTTGTAAAAGTAGTTTCGGGCTGCGATGCTCCCACACTCGACATTGTTGCTAAAGTCTATGAATTAGTGGTTGCCGCAGGAGTACATAAAGCCTCTTCTATAAAAGTTGCCGAAGCAGCTAAAATTATTGAAAACACTCAACGCGATGTAAACATTGCTCTTATGAACGAACTTTCAATTATTTTCAACCGCATGGGCATTAACACTTACGAAGTACTCGAAGCCGCTGGCACTAAATGGAATTTTCTAAAGTTTTCGCCTGGACTTGTTGGTGGACACTGTATTGGCGTTGACCCTTATTATCTCACATACAAAGCCAAAGAATATCGATATCATGCTCAAATCATTAATTCTGGACGTTTTGTCAACGATTCCATGGGCTATTATGTGGCAAAGCAAACCGTAAAAAAAATCATTGCTGCCAATAAAAATGTTTTAAATAGCCGCGTTTTAGTTATGGGCATTACATTTAAAGAAGACGTTGCCGATCTACGCAACTCACGTGTTGCCGATGTGGTAAACGAACTTAAATCGTACGGCATTAAAGTTGATATTGTTGACCCCCTTGCTGACAAAGAAGAACTCAAAGAAGAATACGGATTTGAATTATCCGTTGAGCCTAATGGGAAATACGATGCTGTTATTGTAGCCGTAGCTCATAAACAATACAAAGATTTAAGCGAAACATATTTCGAAAACTTACTAAACGAAAACGGCATTTTAGTCGATGTAAAAGGCATATACAGAAAACGTCAACATACTCTAACTTATTGGTCTTTATAA
- a CDS encoding HIT family protein, with protein MSSIFSKIVVGEIPCYKVAESEKFMAFLDINPLAKGHTLVIPKQEIDYIFDIPDNMLGEMIIFAKQVAKAIEKAVPCKRIGIAVIGLEVPHAHIHLIPINHVEDINFSHEKLKLSPSELNEVCEKIKKEFTKI; from the coding sequence ATGAGCAGTATTTTTTCAAAAATTGTTGTAGGTGAAATTCCATGCTATAAAGTTGCAGAGAGCGAAAAGTTTATGGCATTTTTAGATATTAATCCTCTTGCTAAAGGCCATACACTCGTTATTCCTAAACAAGAAATCGATTATATATTTGATATACCCGATAATATGTTGGGCGAAATGATCATTTTTGCTAAACAGGTAGCAAAGGCTATCGAAAAGGCAGTACCATGTAAACGTATTGGAATTGCTGTTATAGGCTTAGAAGTTCCTCATGCTCATATACATCTAATACCTATCAATCATGTCGAAGATATTAATTTTTCGCATGAAAAATTAAAACTTAGTCCAAGTGAATTGAATGAAGTGTGCGAAAAAATTAAAAAAGAGTTTACAAAAATATAA